In Persephonella sp., one genomic interval encodes:
- the infC gene encoding translation initiation factor IF-3, with product MQELRINNQIRAKEVRLIDEKGQNLGIVPIEEALRLAEEKNLDLVEVSPNANPPVCKIMDYGKYKFEQKKKEKEAKKKQKAKMQNVKEIKFRIKIEDHDYQTKVRHIREFIEHGDKVKVWIWFRGRENVHPELGEKLANRIIEDVSDIAKVEKPPKKEGRNMLFTLVPKTNK from the coding sequence ATTCAGGAGTTAAGAATTAATAACCAGATTAGAGCAAAAGAAGTAAGGCTCATTGACGAGAAAGGGCAGAACTTGGGAATTGTTCCTATTGAAGAAGCACTTAGACTGGCAGAAGAGAAGAACCTTGACCTTGTAGAAGTATCTCCAAATGCAAATCCCCCTGTATGCAAGATAATGGATTACGGGAAATACAAGTTCGAACAGAAGAAAAAAGAAAAAGAAGCCAAGAAAAAGCAGAAAGCCAAAATGCAAAATGTCAAAGAGATTAAATTTAGGATAAAAATTGAAGACCACGATTATCAAACAAAAGTAAGACACATTAGAGAATTTATTGAGCATGGAGACAAGGTCAAGGTATGGATATGGTTCAGAGGAAGGGAGAATGTTCATCCAGAATTAGGAGAAAAACTCGCCAACAGAATTATTGAAGATGTTTCTGACATAGCCAAAGTAGAAAAACCACCTAAAAAAGAAGGGAGAAACATGCTGTTTACCCTTGTTCCAAAAACAAATAAATAG